GGAGCTACGATAGTGGTGTTTGCACATCGTTTTCAAATAGTCAGTGCCGATCTGTACGTGTACCGGTACATGCAAGCGCATCCGGAAATATTTTCCCCAATGGCGATTGACAGTGTGCGCAATTATCTGCTGGGCGAAGGACATTTGAAAGATGATCTCCGGCAGGCCACGGAAGAGGAGTATCAGAAACTGGAGCAAACAACTCCCGGGGAATCAAACGACCAAGATGAAGTGCAGAAGCGGCTGACCGGCTTTGAAATCGGTGACACCAAAGCTACCTCGCCAATACCGCCAGCACGTGGTTCACCCGTTCCTCATGGAGATGGTACGCAACGTCCTGTCGAACCAGCGGAACATCCCTGTCCGCATCCTATTATACCCGACGAAGAGCTACGAAAGGCGTACCACACAAACGAACCGGATGAACTTGCCATCCAAGCATACCGCGTGCCGGAGGATCAACCAAGTTCTCCACAAAGTTCTCCCACACACGGAACCAAAAAGGGTTCTAAAACGGTTCGGTTCCAGGACGATTGTTAGGCGGGCTTACCTTAAAATACTTCGACTGCACGTGTAGGACGAACATTCAAAAGGATaattcacacatacacacagcactacacacgcgcgcacttACGACACACACTTCGAAACGCGGCGCACACGCAGCTTTTCGTCAGCTGTTCACGGACACTGTTTGTTTACAACTGATGCCGGCATCGAGCAAAGCACATACACAGTCGTGCGTCGTATGTCAACCAAATGTCATCTAAATCGTACAGGGTGATCCGTTTTTGTAGCGGTTTTATTTGAATatgattgtttcttttttatgtttcatgcAAGGATGTGAAgtaaatgaatgttttatttcaacaaagtCCCTTTTTACTACAAATTGAGCTGTTTTGATCATAATCATTCGATCTATCCACAAAACGTAGAGTTTGTTGAATACAACAGATGTCGCTGATGGTATATCCGCAAATGTCGGTGTTTATCGTTGCCATAGCAACGGAAAAGTATGGCCACAACAAACCGGTACCACGGTCGtagaaataattttcaaaacatcaATCTGAATCGTGATTTGCTGAACGGGTCGATCGGAATGGATTCGGATTACGCTAAATTTACGCTTAAATCCAACACACCGATTGGATTTGAATCTACACGGTGTGAAACGGCACCACAAGACCGTCTCAAAAAGGATGTCGGTGTAGATCCTTGTCCAATTCCAACTTGCATCGATGTTGCAACGGAACCGAAGGAACGGAAAGAAACCGCTGCGAGTATCTTCGATAAAGACTTTTTTTTCTAGATTCATTGATTGGTTTAAGTTATCTAACATTTAAGTCATCTCACGTGTCTTTCCTTACAGACTCAGACGATCAGTGCACCGAGAAGCAAGAAATTTGCAACCTACGACGATTCCAAGCTGGTCTCGTTTATACGCAAAGTGCAACCCATTGTGGAGGAAGAACTTTCTTACGGGATGACACCATTTTTTGATTGTAACGATAATCTGTACGAAACTTCCGAACGATACCGAGTGTGTCGTCATCAAGAGTTAACTCTTCGCGGGTTGATGCCTGATCACACTACCGAAAAGCATGACGCAAACGCGTTCCACGTGGGTGCAGCAGCTTGGCTTTCCATACTGACACGTGACGCTCCACTGCTGGTAGTCGCCTGCAGCCCTAGCCACGAAGCATGGTGTGATCATTTCAGCTCAATCATTACGGTGTTCTGTCCCAAGCGGGATCGTTACGGTGGTTCCGTACAGTGGGTAGAGTTGAGCAGCAATCCGGTTAAAGCTTGCATAGAATCACTAGAAACGAACCCGTTCAATCGGGACATGTTCGCTGGCGGCACCGTCTCCGGGGACGTGTACATCTGGCACTACGAGATGAATCTCAGGAACGAGCGGAACTCCTTCGCCGAACTACACTCGGAAACGACCGATTGCGGGAAGGTGGTCGATATGGCATGGACACGTTATAACGTAATGTCCAAATCGGACTACGCCCTGCTCACAGCACACAGCGAAGGTACCGTCATACAATGGCGTGTTGGTAAAACGATCGTAaaggacaaaattttcaaactcAACGTACCATCGGCCACCGGCAAGGCACTCATTCTGACGCAAATATTGGCCACCTCGAATACGGAGTTTGTGACTGGCTGTGACGATGGATCGTTGCTACTCTGCTCCACCACGCAATTAAATCCACTCGGAGTAGCGTCCACATCGGTAGTCAACTCCGTCAACTCATCTACTGCCACCGGTGCCGGAAAAGTTAATTATTTCTCTCCGGGTACGATTGAGTTGAAGAGTCACGCGTTCAGTGTAACTAGCCTCCAGAAGATTGAGAATCGCCGCCAGGAGTTGCTCGTTAGCTGTGATCTCACGGGAGAAGTGTTGTTCCATGACATCACGGATAGTATCGTAAGTGGAATAGAAATCGTC
The Anopheles moucheti chromosome 2, idAnoMoucSN_F20_07, whole genome shotgun sequence genome window above contains:
- the LOC128298577 gene encoding uncharacterized protein LOC128298577; amino-acid sequence: MDSDYAKFTLKSNTPIGFESTRCETAPQDRLKKDVGVDPCPIPTCIDVATEPKERKETATQTISAPRSKKFATYDDSKLVSFIRKVQPIVEEELSYGMTPFFDCNDNLYETSERYRVCRHQELTLRGLMPDHTTEKHDANAFHVGAAAWLSILTRDAPLLVVACSPSHEAWCDHFSSIITVFCPKRDRYGGSVQWVELSSNPVKACIESLETNPFNRDMFAGGTVSGDVYIWHYEMNLRNERNSFAELHSETTDCGKVVDMAWTRYNVMSKSDYALLTAHSEGTVIQWRVGKTIVKDKIFKLNVPSATGKALILTQILATSNTEFVTGCDDGSLLLCSTTQLNPLGVASTSVVNSVNSSTATGAGKVNYFSPGTIELKSHAFSVTSLQKIENRRQELLVSCDLTGEVLFHDITDSINSTPTLIIKMPLPFKTRIVCTSDTEYIFSPTENGLLELYRIGSGKVDTVESSVPLKGSPNLIKMSANGKWLITGTYNGTFILYSVTMEY